Proteins encoded by one window of Limnothrix sp. FACHB-406:
- a CDS encoding DUF86 domain-containing protein — protein sequence MSRDQQAILDIIDSIELIQNYTRSNNWSQARTIEYDAVIRRLTIIGEATKRLSMEFRTNHPEIPWKAMAGLRDFVVHEYDVINLEIIQDVVNFELPQLLPLLNSLLDGEF from the coding sequence CTATTCTCGATATCATTGATTCGATTGAACTCATTCAAAACTATACTCGATCGAACAATTGGAGCCAAGCCAGAACGATAGAATATGATGCAGTTATTCGGCGCTTGACGATTATTGGTGAAGCGACCAAGCGCCTATCAATGGAGTTTCGCACTAACCATCCGGAAATACCGTGGAAAGCAATGGCTGGGCTACGGGATTTTGTCGTCCATGAGTATGATGTTATCAATTTGGAAATCATCCAAGATGTGGTGAATTTTGAACTTCCCCAACTGTTACCACTCCTCAACAGTTTGCTAGATGGAGAATTCTAA
- a CDS encoding transposase — protein sequence MGRSRYVITEPDRPHFLTCTIVQWLPIFTRPEAVAIVFDSWQYLRQNDRFQLYGYVILENHLHLIAQAPQLDRCIARFKSFTARQTIDLLQRHNAQTLLGQLAFAKAAHKGDREYQLWQEGSHAELILSDDMMREKLDYIHNNPVKRGYVDDPADWRYSSARNYLGKTGLVAIDPW from the coding sequence ATGGGTCGTAGCCGCTACGTCATCACTGAACCCGATCGCCCCCACTTCCTCACTTGCACGATCGTCCAATGGCTCCCCATCTTCACGCGACCCGAAGCCGTGGCGATCGTCTTCGATAGTTGGCAATACCTCCGCCAAAACGATCGCTTTCAACTCTACGGCTACGTCATCCTCGAAAATCACCTCCATCTCATCGCCCAGGCTCCCCAACTCGATCGATGTATCGCCCGGTTCAAATCCTTCACCGCTCGACAAACGATCGATTTACTCCAACGGCATAACGCCCAAACTTTGCTGGGACAACTTGCCTTCGCCAAAGCGGCCCATAAGGGCGATCGGGAGTATCAACTCTGGCAGGAAGGTTCACACGCTGAACTCATCTTGAGCGATGACATGATGCGCGAAAAACTGGACTACATCCACAACAATCCCGTCAAGCGCGGCTATGTTGACGATCCCGCCGATTGGCGCTATTCCAGTGCGCGAAACTATCTGGGGAAAACGGGACTGGTGGCGATCGATCCCTGGTAG
- a CDS encoding formylglycine-generating enzyme family protein: MNKLPILDPSKPATKVDYLLDGILTIAEQFAHLDPDRTRSDLKRSIREITQRRGGNPPSETAEMSEAIAAFGQVLVGADGKLIERLQVLLRRLGDEASAIALDREFFALLKRLNDQEAAAKRREAERQAQEEADRRAAQAAKEQEEQAERDRWYSQTYTYTVITLDSYGSIAKEESGSNQGFIETACGLNLEFVRIPAGDFMMGSPDNEQELGSAESPIHQVTLPEYFLSRTTVTQAQWRAVANLDQISIQLDPDPSNFKNPDHPVERVSWKQCIEFCLRLSQATGKAYRLPSEAEWEYACRAGTQTPFHFGATLSTEVANYNGNYTYGNGQKGKDRQTTVPVNSLKALNAWGLHHMHGNVWEWCMDDWHGSYNGAPTDGRAWIDNDNHSYSGNHEQYLKAVLNSGNSAKLLRGGSWGDYPKHCRSAFRSNDTRDRQNYYIGFRLLLPRTI; the protein is encoded by the coding sequence ATGAATAAGCTACCCATTCTTGATCCATCCAAACCCGCCACCAAGGTGGATTATTTGCTCGATGGCATCCTCACGATCGCCGAACAGTTCGCCCATCTCGACCCCGATCGCACAAGGTCAGACCTGAAGCGATCGATCCGCGAGATCACCCAACGGCGCGGGGGAAATCCACCGTCGGAAACTGCCGAAATGTCCGAGGCGATCGCCGCCTTCGGTCAAGTGCTGGTTGGTGCAGATGGCAAGCTGATTGAACGATTGCAGGTTTTGTTACGGCGTTTGGGTGATGAAGCCAGCGCGATCGCCTTAGATCGGGAATTTTTTGCTCTCCTGAAGCGGCTCAACGACCAGGAAGCAGCCGCCAAGCGTCGAGAAGCCGAGCGGCAGGCACAGGAAGAAGCCGATCGTCGGGCAGCCCAAGCCGCCAAAGAGCAAGAAGAGCAAGCAGAACGAGACCGCTGGTACAGCCAAACCTACACCTACACGGTCATCACCCTAGACTCATACGGCAGCATCGCGAAAGAAGAATCGGGCAGCAACCAAGGCTTCATCGAAACCGCCTGCGGCTTGAACCTCGAATTTGTCCGCATCCCCGCCGGAGACTTCATGATGGGATCACCGGACAACGAACAGGAACTAGGCAGCGCTGAAAGCCCCATTCACCAAGTCACGCTACCCGAATACTTCCTGAGCCGCACCACCGTGACCCAAGCCCAGTGGCGAGCCGTGGCAAACCTCGATCAAATTAGCATTCAACTTGATCCCGACCCATCAAACTTCAAAAATCCTGATCACCCCGTTGAGCGAGTGAGTTGGAAGCAGTGCATTGAATTTTGTCTTCGCCTCAGCCAAGCCACCGGCAAAGCCTACCGACTGCCCAGCGAAGCCGAATGGGAATATGCCTGCCGCGCCGGAACACAAACACCCTTTCACTTTGGCGCAACCCTTTCCACAGAAGTCGCCAACTACAACGGCAACTATACCTACGGCAACGGACAGAAAGGAAAAGATCGGCAAACAACCGTCCCCGTAAACAGCCTAAAAGCGCTCAATGCCTGGGGCTTGCACCACATGCACGGGAACGTTTGGGAGTGGTGCATGGATGACTGGCATGGAAGCTATAACGGCGCACCTACAGACGGTCGTGCCTGGATAGATAATGACAATCATTCTTATTCTGGAAATCATGAGCAATACTTGAAAGCTGTACTAAATTCAGGAAATTCAGCCAAACTGCTGCGTGGTGGTTCGTGGGGCGACTACCCGAAGCATTGCCGCTCGGCGTTTCGGAGCAACGACACGCGCGATCGCCAGAACTACTACATTGGTTTTCGGCTTCTTCTCCCCAGAACTATATAG
- a CDS encoding DUF2442 domain-containing protein, with product MSSFATEIIQVPPILGLTLTDELLTVTLTDGRIISVPIAWYPRLFHGSPAERDRWEIAPNQTGIYWPDLDEDISVKNLLLGQPSGESQRSLQAWLDQR from the coding sequence ATGAGTTCTTTCGCGACTGAAATAATCCAAGTCCCGCCAATTCTTGGCTTGACGCTCACCGATGAATTACTGACCGTTACCCTGACCGATGGTCGAATTATTTCTGTGCCGATCGCCTGGTATCCCCGCCTCTTCCACGGTTCACCCGCCGAGCGCGATCGCTGGGAAATTGCTCCGAACCAAACCGGCATTTATTGGCCAGATCTCGACGAAGATATCAGCGTCAAAAACCTCTTGTTGGGACAACCTTCTGGCGAAAGTCAACGATCGCTTCAAGCCTGGCTCGATCAACGATAA
- a CDS encoding DUF4160 domain-containing protein has product MPTLLRIDGYRFFCYAGDHDEPPHIHVRTSNNEAKFWLVPVRLQSNQGFSAKELNRIQRLIETNQPDLMEKWDEFFRD; this is encoded by the coding sequence ATGCCAACGCTCTTGCGGATTGATGGCTATCGTTTTTTCTGCTACGCAGGCGATCACGACGAACCGCCCCATATTCACGTTCGCACCAGCAACAATGAGGCAAAATTTTGGCTTGTTCCTGTCCGATTGCAGTCCAACCAAGGCTTCAGTGCCAAAGAGTTGAACCGTATTCAGCGTTTAATCGAAACCAATCAACCTGACTTGATGGAGAAATGGGATGAGTTCTTTCGCGACTGA